In Clostridium sp. DL-VIII, the following proteins share a genomic window:
- a CDS encoding antibiotic biosynthesis monooxygenase, producing the protein MNISENSKNYNSVTIFIEIHAKDGQEEVARKVFMTTIATTEKPGLLSYEIFEDSSDKGTLYSIQEWENVEAFQAHMSAAKSGLKEATEMLRDMPRISILNQIGRSAL; encoded by the coding sequence ATGAACATATCGGAAAATAGCAAAAACTATAACAGCGTAACAATATTCATTGAAATTCATGCAAAAGATGGTCAAGAAGAGGTTGCACGAAAGGTGTTCATGACAACGATAGCAACAACGGAAAAGCCTGGACTTTTGAGCTATGAAATTTTTGAAGACAGTAGTGATAAAGGTACATTATACTCAATTCAAGAATGGGAAAATGTAGAAGCCTTTCAAGCTCACATGAGTGCTGCGAAATCAGGTCTTAAAGAGGCAACTGAGATGTTGCGGGATATGCCTAGGATCAGTATCCTTAATCAAATCGGAAGATCAGCCCTGTAG
- a CDS encoding nitroreductase family protein gives MNLDNPIFKKPITEVIKARTSMRSYNGVALDKTTGDSIIDVINQVKAPFGTNIRVKLINSKDSDLKLGTYGVIKGTSTFIVSSISKSDNALVDLGYSLERAVLYATDLNLGTCWLGGTFNKGQFAEVMELKDNEILPIVIPVGYPSEARRGMDTFVRFMVGSKNRKAWSKLFFDVDFNTPLKELESLEYFIPLQMVRLAPSAANKQPWRIIKSSNSYDFYLEQSKDSKSDSYNDMHKIDMGIAMCHFELTSAELGLEGHWEKLKLSSQDNKKYIISWVRK, from the coding sequence ATGAATTTAGATAATCCGATTTTCAAGAAGCCAATTACAGAAGTTATTAAAGCAAGAACATCTATGAGGTCATATAATGGAGTGGCTTTGGACAAAACAACAGGAGATAGCATAATAGATGTTATAAATCAGGTTAAAGCACCTTTTGGCACAAATATACGAGTTAAGCTGATAAACTCTAAAGATTCAGATTTAAAGCTTGGAACCTATGGTGTTATAAAAGGAACTTCTACTTTCATAGTCTCATCAATTTCAAAATCAGATAATGCATTAGTTGATTTAGGATATTCATTGGAAAGAGCAGTATTGTATGCAACTGATTTAAATTTGGGTACATGTTGGCTAGGTGGTACCTTTAATAAAGGTCAATTTGCAGAGGTTATGGAGCTTAAAGATAATGAAATCCTTCCAATAGTTATACCTGTAGGGTATCCTAGTGAAGCAAGAAGAGGCATGGATACTTTCGTTAGGTTTATGGTAGGTTCTAAAAATAGAAAAGCCTGGTCTAAACTATTCTTTGATGTAGATTTCAATACACCGTTAAAGGAGCTGGAAAGCTTAGAGTATTTTATTCCTCTTCAAATGGTAAGGCTTGCACCTTCAGCAGCAAACAAGCAACCTTGGAGAATAATTAAAAGTTCTAATTCATACGATTTTTATTTAGAACAAAGTAAAGACTCAAAAAGTGATAGTTATAATGATATGCACAAAATAGATATGGGCATAGCTATGTGTCATTTTGAGTTAACTTCAGCAGAATTAGGGTTAGAGGGGCATTGGGAGAAACTTAAGCTTTCCTCTCAAGATAATAAAAAATATATTATTTCTTGGGTTAGAAAATAG
- a CDS encoding aldo/keto reductase, whose product MNLINNEMEAANGVKIPQIGFGVYKLTKGEDFESAVGEAIRVGYRHFDTAKIYGNEESLGKEIQKSQIAREEFFITSKVWNTDLGYKSTKRAFEQTCKNLKVEYLDMYLIHFAAPHYVEAWRAMEELYVEGKVKVIGVANFEIQHLEKLMKYSKIMPMVNQIETHPEFQQNELHDYLIEHQILHEAWAPLGQGNIELLKNPELKKIAMNHNKTVAQVILRWHIQRNIIIIPKSSNPKRIKENFQLFDFELTSEEMDRINQLNTGKRYSHSPTGYMINPIYNKLMKVFIK is encoded by the coding sequence ATGAATTTGATTAATAATGAAATGGAAGCAGCAAATGGTGTGAAAATTCCACAAATAGGTTTCGGAGTATACAAACTAACAAAAGGCGAAGATTTCGAAAGTGCAGTGGGAGAGGCTATAAGGGTTGGTTATCGACATTTTGATACTGCTAAAATTTATGGGAATGAGGAAAGCTTAGGGAAGGAAATTCAAAAAAGCCAGATAGCGCGAGAAGAATTTTTTATCACTTCAAAGGTATGGAATACGGATCTTGGTTATAAATCTACTAAAAGGGCTTTTGAACAAACCTGCAAAAACCTGAAAGTAGAATACCTTGATATGTACCTCATCCATTTTGCAGCACCACATTATGTAGAGGCGTGGAGGGCCATGGAGGAATTGTATGTAGAAGGTAAAGTTAAGGTGATTGGAGTTGCAAATTTTGAAATACAGCATTTGGAAAAGCTGATGAAATATTCGAAGATTATGCCAATGGTTAATCAAATAGAGACTCATCCAGAGTTTCAGCAAAATGAACTGCATGATTATCTTATTGAACATCAAATTCTGCATGAGGCATGGGCTCCATTAGGTCAAGGGAATATAGAATTGCTTAAAAATCCTGAGCTTAAGAAGATTGCAATGAATCATAATAAAACAGTAGCTCAAGTGATTTTACGCTGGCATATACAACGGAATATTATTATCATTCCTAAATCATCAAACCCAAAAAGAATTAAAGAAAACTTTCAGTTATTCGATTTTGAATTAACTAGTGAAGAAATGGATAGAATTAACCAACTAAATACAGGAAAAAGATATTCACATAGTCCTACAGGTTATATGATTAATCCAATTTATAACAAACTAATGAAAGTTTTTATTAAATAA
- a CDS encoding MarR family transcriptional regulator has protein sequence MIREFSNVLNEFNSKAFKFIDEQLNKTGLGRTHFGILHALVDGKELPMSDLSEILHVTKPNITVLIDKLTKMNYVERISSSSDRRVFLIRLTDEGKNFLDESAAELIKSSISILNNLTNEDVGLIKQTTQTLKNLMIKFNK, from the coding sequence ATGATTAGGGAATTTTCAAATGTTCTTAATGAATTTAACAGTAAAGCATTTAAATTTATTGATGAGCAATTAAATAAGACAGGACTGGGCAGAACACATTTTGGGATTTTACATGCACTGGTGGACGGAAAAGAACTTCCAATGAGTGATTTGAGTGAAATTCTCCATGTTACAAAACCAAACATAACAGTGTTAATTGATAAGCTTACTAAGATGAACTATGTTGAACGGATAAGTAGCAGCAGCGACAGGAGAGTATTCTTGATCCGACTTACTGATGAAGGAAAAAATTTTTTAGATGAGTCAGCAGCAGAACTAATTAAGTCATCTATCAGTATATTAAATAACCTTACTAACGAGGATGTAGGACTCATAAAACAAACAACACAAACTCTGAAAAATCTCATGATCAAATTTAATAAGTAA
- a CDS encoding GNAT family N-acetyltransferase, giving the protein MNKEEMIRKEIRLIVRELGLLNYNCFNSGLTLAQAHILNYLRQNGKTPFNELLINLGIDKASLSRIVSNMEAKNYLELKKSENDKRMKDICLLPLGLTTINDGDYNANTFMNEILDLGDSEDIDNIVRAFKVFRILALKNNLRKNDSRILIEKIPENYMDDAIKLATEVFTNEQGIPAESIAIDANLKPIWWCARVGEDVIGVVATWKEKDKWKWGRFAIDKRLRGLGLGQKMAIHSLKEIFRQYTDELYIEAREVTVNMLIKFGCKVIGETEDFYGEPITPILLNKELFDEHLKSYI; this is encoded by the coding sequence ATGAATAAAGAGGAAATGATTAGAAAAGAGATAAGATTAATTGTGAGGGAATTGGGTTTATTAAATTACAATTGCTTTAATTCAGGCTTGACACTTGCACAAGCACACATATTAAACTACCTAAGGCAAAACGGAAAGACTCCTTTTAATGAATTGTTGATAAACCTTGGTATTGATAAGGCTTCACTTAGTAGAATAGTTAGTAATATGGAAGCAAAAAATTACTTAGAATTGAAAAAGTCTGAAAATGATAAGAGAATGAAAGATATTTGTCTTTTACCATTGGGTTTGACAACTATTAATGATGGGGATTATAACGCAAATACATTTATGAATGAAATTTTAGATTTAGGAGATAGCGAGGATATAGACAATATTGTTAGGGCATTTAAAGTATTTCGTATTCTTGCATTAAAAAACAATCTTAGAAAGAATGATTCTAGAATTTTGATTGAAAAAATTCCAGAAAATTATATGGATGATGCAATAAAATTAGCAACAGAAGTATTTACTAATGAGCAGGGTATCCCAGCAGAATCAATTGCAATTGATGCTAATTTAAAACCAATCTGGTGGTGTGCAAGAGTAGGTGAAGATGTTATTGGGGTTGTTGCAACATGGAAAGAAAAAGATAAATGGAAATGGGGAAGATTTGCTATTGATAAGAGACTGCGAGGTTTAGGTCTTGGTCAAAAAATGGCTATCCATTCATTAAAAGAGATTTTTAGACAATATACGGACGAGTTATATATTGAGGCAAGAGAAGTAACTGTAAATATGCTAATAAAATTTGGATGTAAAGTTATTGGAGAAACAGAAGATTTTTATGGCGAGCCCATAACACCAATATTATTAAATAAAGAATTGTTTGATGAACATTTGAAAAGTTATATCTAA
- a CDS encoding EFR1 family ferrodoxin (N-terminal region resembles flavodoxins. C-terminal ferrodoxin region binds two 4Fe-4S clusters.) → MIFYFSATGNSKYVAESVAKELSTCTVDIVKCIDDNSFEYNFEENEAVGIVAPTYFWGIPKNVKEFLTKVAMQGHIYLFYISTYGTTTGQSGNMADKFLKESGQHIDAMFSIRMPDVWTPHFDLSDKEKVKARNNSAEDEIVEVINKVKRRVTGNHMRHKMPMLAARISYSMYGNQSKTSHFVLEDSCVGCGYCAKKCPANAIEMKENKPVWVKKQCIMCLGCLHRCPKFAIQYGKNTKKHGQYLNPNTKV, encoded by the coding sequence ATGATTTTTTATTTTTCAGCAACTGGAAACAGTAAGTATGTTGCAGAGAGTGTGGCAAAGGAATTAAGCACTTGTACTGTAGATATTGTGAAGTGTATTGATGATAACAGTTTTGAGTATAATTTTGAGGAAAATGAGGCCGTAGGCATTGTTGCTCCCACATATTTTTGGGGCATTCCTAAAAATGTGAAAGAATTTTTGACAAAAGTTGCGATGCAGGGGCATATTTATCTGTTTTACATTTCAACTTATGGGACAACAACAGGACAATCAGGAAATATGGCAGATAAGTTTCTTAAAGAAAGTGGGCAGCACATTGATGCAATGTTCAGTATTAGAATGCCGGATGTATGGACACCTCATTTTGATTTGTCTGATAAAGAGAAAGTAAAAGCTAGAAATAACAGTGCAGAAGATGAGATTGTGGAAGTAATTAATAAGGTAAAAAGGCGCGTGACAGGTAATCATATGCGCCATAAAATGCCTATGCTTGCTGCAAGAATATCTTATAGTATGTATGGAAATCAAAGCAAGACATCACATTTTGTGTTGGAGGACAGTTGTGTAGGCTGTGGCTATTGTGCAAAAAAATGCCCTGCCAATGCCATTGAAATGAAGGAGAATAAACCTGTGTGGGTAAAGAAGCAGTGTATCATGTGCCTTGGATGTCTGCACAGATGTCCGAAATTTGCTATTCAGTATGGAAAGAATACAAAGAAACATGGTCAATACTTAAACCCTAATACAAAAGTTTAA
- a CDS encoding YvrJ family protein: protein MEVNELMNLIINNGFPVAVSAYLLIRLEKQIISLSSSINKLNTIISAKLGVPLDVDSSDDSHKVA from the coding sequence ATGGAGGTAAATGAATTAATGAATCTTATTATTAATAATGGGTTTCCAGTAGCAGTATCTGCATATTTGCTAATACGCTTAGAGAAACAAATTATTAGCTTATCAAGTTCCATTAACAAATTAAATACCATAATATCAGCAAAACTTGGGGTTCCTCTAGATGTAGATTCTAGTGATGATTCTCATAAAGTAGCTTGA
- a CDS encoding TetR/AcrR family transcriptional regulator, translating into MSVNINNPRVKRTRDLIINAFISLVTKKGFDSITVKDITTAATINRATFYAHFTDKYALLDTVIVEKFSEIFSNKLQSEMRLNENTIRILILCVCEYFEMVKNICKCGFDSILPLIGDKIVCELYSTIYALLIKDNDLAENEKIRAQLVATMMSTSIYNVIYKWEVQKRPIPQELLISEIIGFVFTGMNTLKG; encoded by the coding sequence ATGTCAGTAAATATAAATAATCCTAGAGTAAAAAGAACCCGTGATCTTATTATCAATGCTTTTATTTCACTAGTTACTAAAAAAGGCTTTGACTCCATTACAGTCAAGGATATTACTACAGCAGCCACCATAAACCGTGCAACCTTCTATGCACATTTTACAGATAAATATGCACTACTGGACACCGTCATAGTAGAGAAATTCTCTGAGATCTTTTCTAATAAGCTACAGAGCGAGATGCGTCTAAATGAGAATACTATACGAATCCTCATTCTTTGCGTTTGTGAGTACTTTGAAATGGTAAAAAACATCTGCAAATGCGGTTTTGACTCTATTTTACCTTTAATAGGAGATAAAATAGTTTGTGAGCTATATTCTACGATTTATGCATTGCTAATAAAAGACAATGACTTAGCTGAAAATGAAAAAATACGAGCCCAATTAGTTGCAACAATGATGAGCACTTCTATTTATAATGTAATTTACAAATGGGAAGTTCAGAAGAGACCAATACCTCAAGAACTTCTAATTTCTGAGATTATTGGATTTGTTTTTACCGGTATGAATACTTTAAAAGGATGA
- a CDS encoding LysR family transcriptional regulator — protein sequence MINQMKTFIQVADNGSFSKAAEKLFISPTAVIKQINILESIVGVPLLYRTNHGIHLSEAGKSFYQDSKKILNYTAAAILHAQKTVQENTHVIHLGTSLLSPCKVLLDIWNEIREQYPQFKIKIVPFEDEPDAQNEATRYLGKNFDVFVVPKVIGNWIGTVQALKLGEYRFCFAVSIRHHLSQKKVLSLTDLHGEKLIITRRGTSGLIDSIRDFIMTHHPEIQIIEGPPHYSIDVFNRCEQGNEILLTLDAWDSVHPSLLTIPSDLNFVCPYGLLYPAEPTSAVLEFINILKTAKFEALK from the coding sequence ATGATAAATCAAATGAAAACATTTATTCAAGTTGCGGATAATGGCAGCTTTTCCAAGGCTGCCGAAAAGCTGTTTATTTCGCCGACAGCAGTGATAAAGCAAATAAATATATTGGAGTCAATCGTTGGTGTGCCTCTTTTGTATCGCACAAACCATGGTATACATTTATCAGAAGCTGGGAAGTCATTTTATCAAGACTCAAAGAAAATTTTGAATTACACCGCAGCTGCTATCTTACATGCACAGAAAACCGTACAAGAAAATACACACGTCATCCATTTGGGAACTTCTTTGCTGAGCCCGTGTAAGGTATTACTGGATATTTGGAATGAGATACGCGAACAATATCCGCAATTTAAAATAAAAATCGTCCCGTTTGAGGACGAGCCAGATGCTCAAAACGAAGCAACCCGCTATTTGGGAAAAAATTTTGACGTTTTCGTCGTTCCTAAAGTTATAGGGAACTGGATAGGGACCGTTCAGGCACTGAAGCTCGGTGAGTATCGTTTTTGTTTTGCGGTGTCAATCAGGCATCATTTATCGCAGAAGAAGGTACTTTCTTTGACAGATTTACATGGCGAGAAATTGATTATCACAAGACGCGGCACCAGTGGGTTGATCGACAGCATTCGTGATTTCATAATGACACATCACCCGGAAATTCAAATTATAGAAGGACCGCCCCACTATTCCATCGATGTATTTAACAGATGCGAGCAGGGAAATGAGATTCTACTCACGTTAGATGCCTGGGATTCCGTTCATCCGTCTTTGTTAACCATCCCCAGCGATTTGAATTTCGTCTGTCCATACGGGCTTCTTTATCCTGCAGAACCAACATCCGCAGTTCTTGAATTTATAAATATCCTTAAAACCGCTAAGTTTGAAGCCCTTAAATAA
- a CDS encoding transposase produces MKPVPRSGIYYLLWDIYHKPSVFFSNLAPFSIHVYCLNPKELANYKNSFNSLDKNHGIDSVVIADFARVGRINIQPWRVSQYLALQRLTHHRLHITEYIARKKTWICG; encoded by the coding sequence ATGAAGCCGGTTCCCAGGTCTGGAATCTACTATCTTTTATGGGACATATATCACAAACCATCTGTCTTCTTTAGCAATCTTGCACCTTTTTCTATTCATGTGTACTGTTTAAATCCGAAGGAATTAGCTAATTATAAGAATTCCTTTAATTCTTTAGATAAAAATCATGGTATTGACTCAGTTGTCATTGCTGACTTTGCACGCGTTGGGCGTATCAACATTCAACCCTGGCGAGTTTCACAGTATCTGGCTCTTCAAAGGCTAACACACCATAGATTACATATTACAGAGTATATCGCCAGAAAAAAGACCTGGATTTGCGGATAG
- a CDS encoding metalloregulator ArsR/SmtB family transcription factor: MNEVVDLKQLENEFKECKAVLSAIGDETRQLIILCLMKGTFPGMRVGEITKGVNLSPPAVSHHLKVLKEAKVVNMVKQGTMNFYHINPATSDLNLLKKLFSHIEESMFECWKRE; the protein is encoded by the coding sequence ATGAATGAAGTAGTGGATTTAAAACAATTAGAAAATGAGTTTAAAGAATGCAAAGCAGTACTATCTGCTATTGGAGATGAGACAAGACAATTAATTATATTATGTTTAATGAAGGGCACATTTCCTGGAATGAGAGTAGGAGAAATAACTAAAGGAGTAAATTTGTCCCCTCCAGCCGTTTCACATCATTTAAAAGTACTAAAAGAAGCAAAAGTTGTGAATATGGTAAAGCAAGGTACAATGAATTTTTATCATATTAATCCAGCTACAAGCGATTTAAATCTACTAAAGAAGCTATTTTCACATATAGAGGAATCTATGTTTGAGTGCTGGAAGAGGGAATGA
- a CDS encoding SDR family NAD(P)-dependent oxidoreductase: MTTKQQPIGTGFTASSTASEVLAGIDLSGKNIIITGGHSGLGLEATRVLSEAGASVTVGSRYPERAAASLKGIERVEISQLDLMDPLSIKSFAARWIDSNRPLHILINCAGLPGPAERVVDARGYESQFSTNYLGHFQLSLELFPALRDAHGARIVNVSSGAQRFAEIRWDDPNFTTGYNRDVAYAQSKRAVVLLAVELDRRWAEFGIRAYAVHPGVIVGTPLNSAVGEEALRAMGLVGEDGKPIIDPEHGKKNIQQGASTIVFAASSPLLAEIGGVYLKDNDISALNDEPIPVTAQNVPSDITSASIDPDSARRLWDLGEKMLQK, from the coding sequence ATGACTACTAAACAACAGCCTATTGGAACTGGATTTACTGCCTCATCAACCGCAAGCGAGGTTCTTGCAGGTATTGATCTTTCTGGCAAAAACATTATCATCACAGGAGGGCATAGTGGCCTCGGTCTGGAGGCGACTCGAGTGTTAAGCGAGGCAGGGGCCTCCGTCACCGTGGGTAGTCGGTATCCAGAGCGTGCTGCCGCATCGCTGAAAGGGATTGAGAGAGTCGAGATTAGCCAGCTCGACCTCATGGATCCTTTGTCGATTAAATCATTCGCCGCACGGTGGATTGATTCGAACAGGCCACTCCACATCCTAATTAATTGTGCCGGCCTTCCTGGGCCTGCCGAACGGGTAGTTGATGCTCGTGGCTACGAAAGTCAGTTCTCGACAAACTATTTGGGACATTTTCAGCTCTCATTGGAATTGTTTCCTGCACTCAGGGATGCGCATGGCGCTCGTATTGTCAATGTTTCGTCTGGCGCTCAGCGGTTTGCGGAAATACGCTGGGACGATCCAAACTTCACCACTGGCTATAACCGAGATGTAGCTTACGCTCAGTCGAAAAGGGCGGTAGTTTTGTTAGCAGTGGAGCTTGACCGCCGCTGGGCAGAATTTGGTATCCGCGCCTATGCGGTTCATCCAGGTGTCATAGTTGGTACGCCACTAAACAGCGCCGTAGGCGAAGAAGCACTTAGGGCAATGGGACTTGTCGGCGAGGACGGAAAACCCATTATTGATCCCGAACACGGCAAAAAAAATATCCAACAGGGTGCCAGCACGATTGTATTTGCAGCATCCAGCCCTCTACTTGCGGAAATTGGTGGAGTATACCTTAAGGACAACGATATCTCGGCGTTGAACGACGAACCGATTCCCGTGACTGCACAGAATGTTCCTTCGGACATCACATCGGCATCAATTGACCCTGATTCGGCACGACGCCTTTGGGACTTGGGCGAGAAGATGCTACAAAAGTAG
- a CDS encoding nitroreductase family protein codes for MNLDNPIFKKPIIEVIKARTSMRSYNGVPLDKTIGDSIIDVINHVKAPFGTNIRVKLINSKDSDTKLGTYGVIKGTSTFIVSSISKSDNALVDLGCSLERAVLYATDLNLGTCWLGGTFNKGQFAEVMEVMELKDNEILLIVIPVGYPSESRRCMDTFVRFMAGSKNRKAWSKLFFDVDFNTPLKEMESLEYFIPLQMVRLAPSAANKQPWRIIKSSNSYDFYLEQSKDSKSDSYNDMHKIDIGIAMCHFELTSAELGLEGHWEKLKLSSQDNKKYIISWVRK; via the coding sequence ATGAATTTAGATAATCCGATTTTCAAGAAGCCAATTATAGAGGTTATAAAAGCAAGAACATCTATGAGGTCATATAATGGAGTGCCTTTAGACAAAACAATAGGCGATAGCATAATAGATGTCATAAATCATGTTAAAGCGCCTTTTGGCACAAATATACGAGTTAAGCTGATAAACTCTAAAGATTCAGATACAAAGCTTGGAACCTATGGTGTTATAAAAGGAACTTCTACCTTTATAGTCTCATCAATTTCAAAATCAGATAATGCATTAGTTGATTTAGGATGTTCATTGGAAAGAGCAGTATTGTATGCAACTGATTTGAATTTGGGTACATGTTGGTTAGGTGGTACCTTTAATAAAGGTCAATTTGCAGAGGTTATGGAGGTTATGGAGCTTAAAGATAATGAAATCCTTCTAATAGTTATACCTGTAGGGTATCCTAGTGAATCAAGAAGATGCATGGATACTTTCGTTAGGTTTATGGCAGGTTCTAAAAATAGAAAAGCCTGGTCTAAACTATTCTTTGATGTAGATTTTAATACTCCTTTAAAGGAGATGGAAAGCTTAGAGTATTTTATTCCCCTTCAAATGGTAAGGCTTGCACCTTCAGCAGCAAACAAGCAACCTTGGAGAATAATTAAAAGTTCTAATTCGTACGATTTCTATTTAGAACAAAGTAAAGACTCAAAAAGTGATAGTTATAATGATATGCATAAAATAGATATTGGCATAGCTATGTGCCATTTTGAGTTAACTTCAGCAGAATTAGGGTTAGAGGGACATTGGGAGAAACTTAAGCTTTCCTCTCAAGATAATAAAAAATATATTATTTCTTGGGTTAGAAAATAG
- a CDS encoding MerR family transcriptional regulator produces the protein MRTVKQVSDLTGISVRMLHYYDEIGLLKPSAITESGYRLYDNEALETLQQILFFKELDIPLKEVKEIMVSPYFDKMQALENQKKLLILKRDRLNDLIELINKTLKGANTMSFKEFDMTEYYNVWEEFKKENKDRVIKTWGSIDKFDKMIEHMKANETKIAKNAIKLYGSIEKCAEAMRKDFTNERLITMGEKYDKFENDFLYHKNPKLNELYKKLTADLSKEPSSNEIQQIAKEITDIVKKDYEVFKMDRGDNHWYHMMSMTDPKWIEAADNNYGKGAAKFIKEVFKIYLRDKKPKLDKLYEKLASDLSKDPTSEEIQQIVEEIEDTTKRNYEHYRMDAGINYKALLSNMADIYLSSANKDMNVVDMKYSKGAAKFIGESLKFYSENNK, from the coding sequence ATGAGAACAGTAAAACAAGTTTCGGATCTGACAGGAATAAGTGTGCGCATGCTGCATTACTATGATGAAATAGGATTGTTAAAGCCAAGTGCAATTACAGAATCAGGTTACAGGCTTTATGACAATGAAGCGCTTGAAACCTTACAGCAAATTTTATTTTTTAAAGAACTTGATATACCATTAAAAGAAGTTAAAGAAATCATGGTTAGTCCTTATTTTGATAAAATGCAGGCTCTGGAAAATCAAAAAAAGCTGCTGATTTTAAAACGAGATAGATTGAATGATTTGATAGAGCTTATAAATAAAACCTTAAAAGGAGCGAATACTATGAGTTTTAAAGAATTTGATATGACCGAATATTATAATGTATGGGAAGAATTTAAGAAAGAAAATAAAGATAGAGTAATTAAAACTTGGGGAAGTATAGATAAATTTGATAAGATGATTGAACACATGAAAGCTAATGAAACTAAAATTGCTAAAAACGCTATAAAACTTTATGGCAGTATAGAAAAATGTGCTGAAGCCATGAGGAAAGATTTTACTAATGAAAGGTTAATAACTATGGGAGAAAAATATGATAAGTTTGAAAATGATTTTCTTTACCATAAGAATCCTAAATTAAATGAATTGTATAAAAAGCTTACAGCAGATTTAAGTAAAGAACCTTCTTCAAATGAAATACAGCAAATTGCTAAGGAAATAACAGATATTGTTAAAAAAGACTATGAAGTTTTTAAAATGGATAGAGGGGATAATCATTGGTACCATATGATGTCCATGACAGATCCTAAGTGGATAGAAGCAGCAGATAATAACTACGGAAAAGGTGCAGCTAAGTTTATTAAAGAAGTTTTTAAAATTTATTTGAGGGATAAGAAGCCTAAATTAGATAAATTATATGAAAAGCTTGCATCAGACTTAAGTAAAGATCCTACTTCAGAAGAGATTCAACAAATTGTTGAAGAAATAGAGGATACAACTAAAAGGAATTATGAACATTATAGAATGGATGCAGGAATAAACTATAAGGCTTTATTATCCAATATGGCTGATATTTATTTATCAAGTGCCAATAAAGATATGAATGTTGTAGATATGAAATATAGTAAGGGTGCAGCTAAATTTATTGGAGAATCTCTAAAATTTTATTCTGAAAATAATAAGTAA
- a CDS encoding DUF5658 family protein: MEANALMSNTVKSYIASFFLKILLPAILFIILFFRMKKATDKQLMLSNIFITGAVILYILINIFHIVWVAILPIFIFS; this comes from the coding sequence ATGGAAGCAAATGCTTTAATGTCTAACACTGTAAAAAGCTATATAGCTAGCTTTTTCTTAAAAATTCTATTGCCAGCAATTCTTTTTATAATTTTATTTTTTAGAATGAAAAAAGCAACAGATAAACAGCTTATGTTATCTAATATTTTTATTACCGGTGCTGTTATATTATATATATTAATAAACATTTTCCATATTGTTTGGGTTGCTATATTGCCTATTTTTATTTTCAGCTAA